CAGCTCCGGGACGCTCCCCCCTCCGCGGGGCGCACCATGAACTTGCGGGGGCTGCCGAGGGACACCACCGCCACGGTCGACGTCGGCTGATCGCGCAGCTCCTTGTCGGCGTGCCAGGCGACGCTGTCGCGGCCGTCCCGGTAGAGCGCGAGCATGATGGAGCTCAGGGGCTCCCCGTAGCGGCGGCTGAGCGCGCGGCTCATCGCGTCGAGCAGCGGGTGGGCGCCGTCGCGCGGCACCACCGAGAGCAGCCGGGGCACCGCGACCACCCGGTCGTACATCGGGCGCTCCTGCGCGTGCCAGCGCATGGCCTCGCGCAGCGTCTCGAAGAGGCGCGCGTGCCCGCTCACCCAGCCGGGCTGACGGTCGATCCAGGACTCGCGGTCGAGCTGGATCCGCTCGACGCGATGGAACGCGAGGTCGATCTCGGGTGCGTCGTGGCCGAAGAGCGAGGTCTGCACGGAGCCCAGAGCATACTGAACATGCGCGCAGGATCAAGCGAGCTCGAGCAGCGCCTCCACCGCGGGCTTGCCGTACTCGGCCGCGCCGACGCGGATGGCGAGGTTGTCGGCGATCTGCAGCTCGCAGCGGTCGTGCGTGTGGCCCGCGAGCACCGTGATGCGACGGTCCGGGTGGCTGGCCGCCATCTCGCGGAGCACCTCGCCGACCGCGTGGCAGGTCATCCAGGGAAGGAAGTCGTCGCCGCAGACGTGGCCCTGGTGGGTGGTCGCCTCGCGGAACGGCGGGATGTGCGTGGCGACGTAGACATGCCGATGCGGCGCGAGCGCCTCACCGAGCAGCGCCCTCAGGCGCGCCGCCTCGTCGCGGCCGATCTGCTGCACCACCTCCACCAGCTCCGCCCGCGTCTCGGTCTTCAGCTCCTCGATGCGCACGTGGTCGTTGAAGACGATGGGCGTGGTCTGCGCGTTGCCGAGCTGGCCGTCGCCCCACCCGTCCACCCCGACGAGCGCGTGGTCGGCGTCGAGCTTCACCACCCCGGACGCGGGGAGCCAGCGCAGCCGCGGCTCGATCGACGGCAGCTGGGTGAGCGCCTCGCGCATCTTCGCGATGCTCGCGCCGTAGTAGTCGTGGTTCCCGGCCACGAACCAGCACGGCATGCGCCAGCTCGCGACGAGCTTGGCGAGGTGCCCCCCGAGCGCGCGCGCCACCGAGATGTCGCCCGTGAGGATCACGCCGTCCGCGCCCGTGGCCGCGACCTCCGCGCCGAACGCGGCGATCTGCGCGTCCGAGAGGAAGTCGAGGTGGATGTCGGTGAGCCAGGCGAGCTTGGAGTGCGTCATCTCTCTGGCTGGAGGCGTATCCGGATCACCCCGGTCTGGCCACTCCGGGCGCCTGGAGCACGCAAGTCGAGCGTCATGTCCGTGGCGCGCTCGGGGATCTGGCTCGCCTCGAGGTCGGCGGTGCCGATCACCTCGTCGTTCACCGTGTCCTCGTCGTAGACGACGAAGCGGATGGGGAAGTCGTCCGGCCGCAGGGCGCCCGGCAGCCAGAGGCCGAAGCGGGCCTCGCGGTTGTCGTCGACGACCGGGGAGCGGGCCAGCTCGCGCCCGTCGCGCGCGATGGAGACGACGACCACGTACGGGTCCGGGTCACCGCCGATGACGTCCCACGAGCCGCCGCTCGCGTTCTCGGCCGCGACGGTCACGCTGCGCACCTCCACGCGGACGGCCCCGCCGCGCGTGCCCGAGGGCACCACCGTGCTCGACGTGGCGCCGGGCCGCGGCCCCTGTCCGCCCGCCTGCGCGGTCGCCGCTCCCGACTCCGCCTCCACGACGGGGGTCACGCGGTAGCGCAGCTGCGCGGGGAGCGACGAGCCCGAGAGCGGCGTCACCACCAGCACCGAGCGGCAGTCGGCGGTGTCGAGGCGCACCGATCGCGGCGAGCCCGTGCTCCGGAGCTCCGCGATCCGATCGCCCTGCGGCGGCCCCTGGCGCTGCCCGTTCCAGGCCGCGTCCAGCCACCGATGCAGCGTGTCCTCGCAGACCCGCCGGACCTCCGCGCCGTCGCCCTCCTCGAGCTCCACGTCGAGGCTCACCTCGCCCTGCTCGCTCGCGATCGGGCCGACCACGTCCATGCCGCCCGGCCACACCGCGGAGCGCTCGTTGACCAGCCACGCGCCGCCGTCGGGTCCCATCTCCCAGGGCCGGAGCGGGGTCTGCCCGCGCGGGAGCTCGCCGAGCATGAAGTCCATCTGCGCGGTGTCGAGCTGGTAGGTCACGGTGAAGCCCGCCGCGAGCCGCTCCTGCAGCCGCTGCGATCCCTCCTCGGCCGCCTGCAGCTGCGCGCGGTCGTTGGCCGAGCTGCCCGTCATGTCGAGGATGCCGCCCAGCAGCGACGAGAAGACGCCCGTGGCCTCCGCCTGGACGAGCCCGGTCGGCTCGACGTGCGCGGTCACGCC
The Sandaracinaceae bacterium genome window above contains:
- a CDS encoding alpha-ketoglutarate-dependent dioxygenase AlkB codes for the protein MQTSLFGHDAPEIDLAFHRVERIQLDRESWIDRQPGWVSGHARLFETLREAMRWHAQERPMYDRVVAVPRLLSVVPRDGAHPLLDAMSRALSRRYGEPLSSIMLALYRDGRDSVAWHADKELRDQPTSTVAVVSLGSPRKFMVRPAEGGASRSWSVGWGDLMVMGGACQRLWHHAVPKQRHAEPRMALMFRIHRPSVRA
- a CDS encoding metallophosphoesterase; this encodes MTHSKLAWLTDIHLDFLSDAQIAAFGAEVAATGADGVILTGDISVARALGGHLAKLVASWRMPCWFVAGNHDYYGASIAKMREALTQLPSIEPRLRWLPASGVVKLDADHALVGVDGWGDGQLGNAQTTPIVFNDHVRIEELKTETRAELVEVVQQIGRDEAARLRALLGEALAPHRHVYVATHIPPFREATTHQGHVCGDDFLPWMTCHAVGEVLREMAASHPDRRITVLAGHTHDRCELQIADNLAIRVGAAEYGKPAVEALLELA